The Acidobacteriota bacterium genome segment CCCGTTCAAGGAGATCGCCGCCACCGCCTCGCCGGCCTACTCACCGGACGGGCAGTGGATCGCCTTCTCCGGCAATCGGGACGGCCAGTGGGACATCTTCCGCTACAACCTGGAAACCGGGGCCATCGAAAACCTCACCCGCGATCCCTACGTCGATTCCAACCCCACCTGGTCGGCGGACGGCAAGCAGGTGCTCTACAACCGCCGGATCGGCGGCTTCGAGAAGATCTTCGTGGTCGAGGTCGGCGCCCCCGAAAGGAAGACCCAGCTCACGGTCGGAGCGGCCTCCGACCTGCAACCGATTTTTTCCGCCGATGGCAAGTACGTCTACTTCTCGTCGGACCGGGGTGCCTACGGCGTCTTCAACATTCACCGGATGGAACTGGCGACGGCCCGGATCGAGCGGCTGACCGACCTGGTCGGCGGCGCTTTCGCCCCGGTGGAAATGCCTCCCGGAAAGGAGGGCGCGCCCCGCCTGACCTACAGCGCCTTCTATTCCGGCACGTTCCGGCTCTTCCAGCTGGACCTGGCCGACGAAGACGTGGCCCATGCCCGCCTTGCCGGCGAGCGGGCCCCGCAGACCTCTCCCCTGGCCCCCTCCCGCCGCGCTGTGGAGCGAGAAAAACTCGAGCTGCTCAAGCAGGGACTCGGCGAGGAAGAGATCGAGGAACGCATGCGGGACAAGCTCGCCGCCGCGGCCGACGCGGATGCCGACGCCGACCTGGTGCCTTTCGCACCGCCCCTCGAGCTGACTCTCGACGCCGGGAGCAAGCAACCCTACCAGAGGACATGGAAGCTGGACCGTCCCACCCTGGGCGTCGGGCTGACCGACAACGGAGTCATCCTGGCCAATTTCGCCCTGCGCTGGAGCGACATGCTGGGAGATCGCCAGATCTTCCTCGCGGCCAACAGCTACGACGGCTTCACCGACACCACGGTGGGTTACCTGAACATGGCCGGGCGCATGAACTGGGGCGCCGTGCTGCGCGATTTCCGCGACTACTACGTAACCAACGACCCCCTCGGAGTCGCCGACCGATTGCAGCGCCGCCAGCGCTTCACATCAGCCTCGGCCTTCGCCAGCTACCCCTTCAGCCGCTACCTGCGCGTCGACGGCAGCATCTCCTACACCCAGAGCCGCATCTCCTATCCCCAGCAGAGCCTTCTCTCGCCGACGGTCACGTTCGTCCGGTTTTCCGACGACTACCCCACCCTGACCGTGGACCTGGTGGGCGATACGACCCGCTACCAGCGCTTCGGCCCCTACCAGGGGCACCGTTTCCGCCTGGGAGTCAGCCGCCTGGAGTTCATCTCCGGGGACCGGGACGGGCAGTCGATCAACAATTTCCACCTCGATTACCGGGCCTACAAGAAGGTCACCCGCCGCTCCGTGCTGGCCCTCTGGCTCTACGGCATCCTGCAGGACGGCGAGCGGGGCAACCTCTATTCCATGGGCGGCATCAACCAGTTGCGGGGCTTTGCCTTCCGTGACTTCGTGGGCGAGAACGTGGCGCTGGTCAACCTGGAGTTCCGCTTTCCCCTGATCGACGCCCTGCGCTGGGGTTTCGGCGGCATCTCCGGCCCGATACGCGGGACCCTCTTCGTCTCCGCCGGATCCGCCTGGTTCGAGGACGAACTGGTCCTCGATTTCTTCGACCCCACCGCGACGCCCGAGCGCACCCGGGCCGTCTTCGATCGCCGCATCGGCGGCCTGCGTAAGTTCCGCAGCCGGGTGGACGGCTTTCTGGTGGATATCCACGTCTCCGCCGGGTATGCCGTGACCCTCAACTTCCTCGGCCTGCCCCTCACCTGGTCCTACGCCAAGATCTGGGATGGTAAAGAATTCGGCCCCAAGCGCACCGATTTCTTCATCACTTTCGACTGGTAGGCCGCCAAGCGCACGCCGGCCGCCCGGGGCCGGTCAGCGCAACGCCGCCCGCCCCGCGGCGAGACCCGCGGCGAGGGTGCCGGCGAGCGCACCGACGAGCGCCACACCCACCTGCTCGGCCGGCGGCAGCCCTCGCCCCAGGACCAACTCGGCCAGGGCGCCGAGACTCGTGGCGGCGGCCGCATCGAGAGCGAGGTGGCGGCCCGCCGAGACCAGGCCCAGGGCCAGCAGGGCTCCGAGCAGGCCGAGCAGCGCGCCGGAAAAAAGCACCGGCCCGACGACGAAGGAAACGGGAGCGCCCACCAGCCGCATCAATTCCACTTCTTCACGCTTGTCGTCGAGGGCCAGGCGCACCACGGCGCCCACGGTGACCAGGCTGGCGAAGAGCAAGATCACGGCTCCGACCAGCATGAACCCGCCCAGGGCCCGTCCCAGGCGCGCGAGGGAACGCAGCCACTGGCGATCGTAGCGCACGGCCTCGACGACCTCGCTGGCCTGGGCGAGCTTGGCGATACGAGAGACCGCCTGGCTGTCGGGGGTCGCAGGCACGATACGCAGGGAACCCGAGAAGGGGTTTTCACCCAGCAGGGTGGCCACGTCTCCCAGGTCGGGAAAGAGTTGCTCGAACTCCTCGAGGGCCTGCCCGGAGTCGACCGCCTCCACGCGCCGCACCGCCGGCTCCTGTTCGAAACGGGCGACCAGCTCGGCGACCCGGGGATCGTCCAGCGGTGCGGAGAGGAAGACTTCCACGGCCGCCTGGTCCGACCAGCGGGAGAGGACGTCTCGCACGCCATGGGTCAGCACCAGGAACACCGCCAGGACGAAGAGCGCCACGGTCAGCGCCACGACGGACAGGCCCGAAGAGACCGGCCGCCGCCCCAGATCCACCACGGCCGAACGCAGGATCTCCATGCTGATGCGGAGGAAGTTCATGCCACTTGCCGATCTTCCTCGATGCGGCCCGCGCGGAGGTGAATCTCGCGCACCTTGGCCGATTCGATCAGGTTCAGGTCATGGGTGGCGAGCACGACGGTCGTACCGCGGGCGTGGATTTCGCGCAGCAGGCCGAGGATTTCGAGAGAGCGCGCGGGATCCAGGTTACCCGTGGGCTCGTCGGCCAGCAGCAAGCGCGGTTCGGCGGCCAGGGCCCGGGCGATGGCCACCCGCTGCTGCTCACCACCCGAAAGAGACTGGGGCCAGTCGTGGGCCCGGTGGGCCAGGCCGACCCACTCGAGGACCCGCCGGGTGCGTTCGCGACGACGAGAGACCGGCCAGGCCAGGGCCCGCAGCACGAAGGAAACATTCTCGGCCACGGTACGCCGGGGCAGAAGCCGGAAATCCTGAAAAACGATACCGATCCGCCGCCGCAAGGCGGGCACCTGGCGCCAGCTCATCCCGGCCAGCTCCCGCCCATCGACCACGACCCGTCCCATGGACGGAGTCAGCTCCCGGTAGACGAGTTGGAGCAAGGTGGTCTTGCCGGCGCCCGAGGGGCCGGTAACGACGACGAATTCGCCGGGGGCGACATGAAAGCTGACATCCTGGAGGGCCGGCTCCCCGGCGCGGTACTGCTTGGTCACGCGATCGAAGACAATCATCGGCGGCGCCCATCCTACATCGCCGCCAGCAGTCGCTCCATGACCCGCCCCACCAGCCGCGGATCCGCGCCGCTGGACGAGCGCATCACCTGCCCGATGAAGAAAGCCAGCAGGGAGGTCTTGCCCTCCCGGTAACGGGTCACGAGCCGGGGATGAGCGTCGAGAACCTCCCGGCACAGCCGTTCCACCTCCCGCTCACCCACGGCGCCCCCGGCCGCGAGGCGATCGACCTGCGAGCGGAGATCTGTCTCGCCCGTCGACGCCCGGGCCAGCGCCCGCTTGGCCTGGTGGGCCTGGATGCGCCCGGCCTCCAACATACGAAGCAGATCCGCCACCTCGACCGGAGGCGGCGCGAGACGCGCAGGAGAAGCGTGGGCCAGGATCTCGGTCAGCAGCCAGTTGGCCGCCAGGCGCGGGGCGACACCCCGACCGACGAGCGTCTCGAAGTAGTCGGCGAGGCGCGGATCATCCGTCAATCGCCCGGCATCCTCCGTCCCCAGGCCGAGTCGTTCGACGAAGCGATCCCGACGCTCGTGTATCGGCTCGGGCATCGCGGCGACGGCTTCGGCCCGCAAGGACGGATCGAGCACCAGTTCCGGCAGGTCCGGCTCGCGGAGATAGCGGTACTCCGCGGCCGCTTCCTTGCCTCGCAGCGGCACGGTGCAGCGCCGTCGATCATCCCAGCCGCGGGTCTCCGGCTCGACCCGGCCTCCCCCGCGCAGGATTTCTTCCTGACGCGTGATCTCGGCCTCGAGGGCCCGCCGCAGGTGACGGAAAGAGTTGAGATTCTTGATCTCCGTACGAACCGAAGCGCTCTCTCCGGGGCGGGACAGGGAAACGTTGGCGTCACAGCGCAGCGAGCCTTTTTCCATCTCCGCTTCGCTGACACCGGTGGCCATCAACACGGCCCGCAGGCGCGTGGCGAAGGCCGCGGCCTGCGCCGGCGTCTCCAGGTCCGGCGCCGAGACGATCTCCACCAGGGGGACACCACAGCGGTTGAGATCGATCCCGCAACTCGATTCGCCGAACCTCTCGTGTACGCTCCTGCCGGCGTCCTCCTCCAGGTGGACCCGTTCGAGACGAATCCAGCGCGGCCCCTGCCGCGGGAGATCCACCCGGACGCGGCCCCCGGTGGCCAGGGGATGATCGTACTGGGTGATCTGGTACCCCTTGGGCAGGTCGGGATAGAAGTAGTTCTTGCGCGCCCAGACCGAGCGCCGGTGGATCGTGCAACCGAGCGCCTCGGCCAGTCGCACACCCAGACGCACGGCTTCCCGGTTGACCGTGGGCAGTGCGCCGGGCAGCCCCAGGCAGACGGGGCACAGCCGCGAGTTGGGAGCGCCCCCGGCGACCGCCTCGCATGGGCAGAAGAGCTTGGTGCGGGTTTGCAGCCGGGCATGAACCTCGAGCCCGATCACCGCGCGCCAGGCCGCCACGACAGGCCCCTCGAATCGGCTTTCAGAAGCTGCCGGCGGAAACCGTCCTCTGGGCCAGGATCTCGCCCTCGCCGTTGAAGACCACCTTCTGCGGCTTTTTGTCCACCTTGAAGCGGACCTCGGTCAGCTCGCCCTCCACCAGCAGCGGCTTCTTTTCCTCGGTACCGTCGGTATAGACCACGGTGACCGGAATCGCACCCCGGAAGAAGGTGTCTTCGAGAACTTCCGCCTTGGGGCCGAGCACCACCCGCTGCCGAATCGTCCCCTCCACCAGGTACTTGCCGTCTTCCGTCTGCCGACTGCGCAAGTCGTAGGCGTATTCCGGCAAGCCGACTCCGCGAATCCACTGATCCCAGAACCAACTCATGTCTCCGCCGAAGACCACTTCCGAGATCATCTTCAAGTCTTCGGTGACGATCTGCTTTTCGGCCAGCTTCTGGGCCACGTTGTAGAGGTAGTTGAAGAACTTCTTGTCGCCGAACGTCTCACGCAGGATGTGGAAAGCGTATGGACCTCGGCTGTAGATGTTGCGCTGGTTGCCGCTGAAACCGTACGGCCCGCCCCAAGTCGTATAGCTCTCCTGCACGGTCGCCATCGTTTCAGCCTCGACCAGCTCATCGTGCCACGCCTTGACCTGTTGGAGATAGGCCTGGCGGCCGTAGGCTTGCTCGGTGTAGATCGCCGATGAGTACTCGGCCAGGCTTTCGACGAACCAGTAATTCCCGGAATTGGCGTTGCTCGTCGAAGCTCCCCACCACTGGTGCCCGGTTTCGTGGGCTACCACCGATTTGAGGAACTTGCTGACTCCACGCCCTCCGCCGAAGGACTCCAGCGTCGCCGCGCCGCGGAAGACCAGCGACCCGAGGTAGATGATCGACGACGGCGCCTGGCCATAGAGCATGCCTCCGACGGGATCGTTGACCAGGTCCAGCTTGGAGAAGGGATAGTCCACGCCGTAGAGGCGCTGGTAGAGATTGATCGCCTGGGCCGCCTGGTCGACCAGCGCCTGCAGCTGCTTGGGCCGGATGCCCCACTGCCCGGCGCTCGCGTTCCCTTCGGTCAGCGCGTTTTCGTCGACGTAGATCGTCACGGGAATCGGTGTGCCGTCGAGCTTCCGCGCCTGGACGGTGGACTCGGCTTTCGTGTACTTGCCGAAGATGATCGTCGGGAAGGTCACGGGATGAAAGGCCTTCCACTCGGTGATGCGTCGCCCGTCCTCCACCCGCTCAGCCATCTTCCTGCCGATGCCCAAGGTCGTGTACTGCTCGGGGACGCTGACCGTCAGTTCGAAGTCATCGATCATGTCACCGAAGGTGACGAAAGGCAGCCAGCCCCCCCGGGCCATCCCCTTGTAGGACCAGGAGAAGTCGTAGATCCCCTTGGCATTGGTGAACTTCATCTCGAGGTCGATGATCTCGCCCTTCTTGATGGTACGCGGGAAGATCACCATCCCGTTGTTCGGCCCGAGCTGAACCCAGCTCAGTTCACGGCCTTCACCGTCCCTGATATAGGAAACGGTCAACCGCGGGCGCGTCGCAGCCTTCTTCTCATCCTTGTCCGGACGCTCCAGGACAGCGATGCCGAAGCCCAGGCGATCGAAGTCCTCGTGGGCCCGGATCCTGTAGTGAATATCAGCATCCATCGTCTCGGGAGTCTTGGTCTGCAGGTCCACCGTCCCCTTGACGGACACCAGGTCGAAGAAGCGCAATGCCTCGTCGGGACGCCGCTCGAGTTCGTACACGCTCTTGCCGCTCTTGCGTGTTTCTTCCGAGTAGTAGAGGAACAGGGCCGGCCAGTAACCCGAGACGTTGAACGAGATCTCCTTGGGGTCCCAATTGTCGTACATCACCCCCAGGTAGTGATCCCGACCCTTCTTCTTGACGCTGATCGCGTAGTACTCGTTGCCGGGCAGATCATCGAAACTGAACCCGGCGAGGTAGTTGTCCCTGCGGGCCTTCTTCACTTCCCGCATCTGCTTGTCGAACTCACGACCCAACTTGATATCGATCTTCTCCCGACTCGTCTCGACCAGGCCGGTGAACAGGGAGTCGAGCAGACGGGGGCACTGGTTCTCGCTGCAGCGCACGACGACCGTCTCGGGCGTGAAGTCGAAATCTTTGGGCTTGAGCTTCCTGACCGCGGCGTAGCGCGAACGGTAACCCGTTTCCACGGGCGGCTCGTAGGAGAAAGAGAGGCGCTCGCCCGTGAAAACCATGCGGCGGCGCTTGCCGTTGCGGTAGAAGACGATCATGCTGCCGGGACCGGAGTCGACCTTCAGGCCCTCGCGATCGAAGTGAAAACTCTCGTAGTGGTAGAACTTCTCGTCGCCGGGCATGTAGCGGGCCATGCCCGTGATCGTGTCTTCCA includes the following:
- the ftsE gene encoding cell division ATP-binding protein FtsE, translated to MIVFDRVTKQYRAGEPALQDVSFHVAPGEFVVVTGPSGAGKTTLLQLVYRELTPSMGRVVVDGRELAGMSWRQVPALRRRIGIVFQDFRLLPRRTVAENVSFVLRALAWPVSRRRERTRRVLEWVGLAHRAHDWPQSLSGGEQQRVAIARALAAEPRLLLADEPTGNLDPARSLEILGLLREIHARGTTVVLATHDLNLIESAKVREIHLRAGRIEEDRQVA
- a CDS encoding permease-like cell division protein FtsX, with the protein product MNFLRISMEILRSAVVDLGRRPVSSGLSVVALTVALFVLAVFLVLTHGVRDVLSRWSDQAAVEVFLSAPLDDPRVAELVARFEQEPAVRRVEAVDSGQALEEFEQLFPDLGDVATLLGENPFSGSLRIVPATPDSQAVSRIAKLAQASEVVEAVRYDRQWLRSLARLGRALGGFMLVGAVILLFASLVTVGAVVRLALDDKREEVELMRLVGAPVSFVVGPVLFSGALLGLLGALLALGLVSAGRHLALDAAAATSLGALAELVLGRGLPPAEQVGVALVGALAGTLAAGLAAGRAALR
- the gatB gene encoding Asp-tRNA(Asn)/Glu-tRNA(Gln) amidotransferase subunit GatB, whose product is MAAWRAVIGLEVHARLQTRTKLFCPCEAVAGGAPNSRLCPVCLGLPGALPTVNREAVRLGVRLAEALGCTIHRRSVWARKNYFYPDLPKGYQITQYDHPLATGGRVRVDLPRQGPRWIRLERVHLEEDAGRSVHERFGESSCGIDLNRCGVPLVEIVSAPDLETPAQAAAFATRLRAVLMATGVSEAEMEKGSLRCDANVSLSRPGESASVRTEIKNLNSFRHLRRALEAEITRQEEILRGGGRVEPETRGWDDRRRCTVPLRGKEAAAEYRYLREPDLPELVLDPSLRAEAVAAMPEPIHERRDRFVERLGLGTEDAGRLTDDPRLADYFETLVGRGVAPRLAANWLLTEILAHASPARLAPPPVEVADLLRMLEAGRIQAHQAKRALARASTGETDLRSQVDRLAAGGAVGEREVERLCREVLDAHPRLVTRYREGKTSLLAFFIGQVMRSSSGADPRLVGRVMERLLAAM
- a CDS encoding M1 family aminopeptidase, producing the protein MSRMRKSGLVAAIMLLSAGFGFGVPALEAAVDAVPQEDLKYLERAIEKYIGETYKAKNDEGYHFQKARSSMSFEPAEGGRYEVVVYKDVVDEGGRTMHTERYRLTLEKESEEKWKIVDQELEDTITGMARYMPGDEKFYHYESFHFDREGLKVDSGPGSMIVFYRNGKRRRMVFTGERLSFSYEPPVETGYRSRYAAVRKLKPKDFDFTPETVVVRCSENQCPRLLDSLFTGLVETSREKIDIKLGREFDKQMREVKKARRDNYLAGFSFDDLPGNEYYAISVKKKGRDHYLGVMYDNWDPKEISFNVSGYWPALFLYYSEETRKSGKSVYELERRPDEALRFFDLVSVKGTVDLQTKTPETMDADIHYRIRAHEDFDRLGFGIAVLERPDKDEKKAATRPRLTVSYIRDGEGRELSWVQLGPNNGMVIFPRTIKKGEIIDLEMKFTNAKGIYDFSWSYKGMARGGWLPFVTFGDMIDDFELTVSVPEQYTTLGIGRKMAERVEDGRRITEWKAFHPVTFPTIIFGKYTKAESTVQARKLDGTPIPVTIYVDENALTEGNASAGQWGIRPKQLQALVDQAAQAINLYQRLYGVDYPFSKLDLVNDPVGGMLYGQAPSSIIYLGSLVFRGAATLESFGGGRGVSKFLKSVVAHETGHQWWGASTSNANSGNYWFVESLAEYSSAIYTEQAYGRQAYLQQVKAWHDELVEAETMATVQESYTTWGGPYGFSGNQRNIYSRGPYAFHILRETFGDKKFFNYLYNVAQKLAEKQIVTEDLKMISEVVFGGDMSWFWDQWIRGVGLPEYAYDLRSRQTEDGKYLVEGTIRQRVVLGPKAEVLEDTFFRGAIPVTVVYTDGTEEKKPLLVEGELTEVRFKVDKKPQKVVFNGEGEILAQRTVSAGSF